One Candidatus Nitrososphaera evergladensis SR1 genomic window carries:
- a CDS encoding ADP-polyphosphate phosphotransferase, which yields MKINSEDFIVSTAGRKKVNLKHRPTIVKPLYGSKKQYKEILNEHIEELSSLQELLFASNRYSLLVIFEGMDAAGKDSAIKHVMSGVNPQGCQVFSFKRPTPIELQHDFLWRYVVCLPERGRIGIFNRSYYEGVLAARVHPEVDLRSEGFLDQDDGPAADEEKKKEEVWEQRYESIVNLEKHLYHNGTRIIKIFLHLSEEEQRKRFLERIDDPKRNWKFSLADVEERKFWHDYMKAYEDCLSATSTTTYAPWYVVPADNKENARLIISEIILETLNGLEMSYPKLDPKRLDELQSTRKKLLLNK from the coding sequence ATGAAAATTAATTCTGAGGATTTTATTGTATCTACTGCCGGTAGAAAAAAAGTAAATCTGAAGCACCGGCCAACTATTGTGAAACCTCTATACGGATCAAAGAAGCAGTACAAAGAGATCCTCAATGAACACATTGAAGAACTCAGCTCGTTACAAGAGCTGCTCTTTGCATCAAACCGCTACTCTTTGTTAGTGATCTTTGAGGGAATGGACGCAGCAGGTAAGGACAGCGCCATCAAGCATGTGATGTCCGGTGTTAATCCTCAGGGCTGCCAGGTATTTAGCTTCAAGCGTCCTACACCAATAGAACTTCAACATGATTTTCTGTGGAGGTATGTTGTCTGTCTGCCTGAACGAGGGCGGATTGGCATCTTTAACCGTTCTTACTACGAGGGAGTGCTAGCCGCTCGTGTGCATCCGGAAGTAGACCTTCGTAGCGAAGGATTTCTTGACCAAGACGACGGGCCAGCTGCAGATGAGGAGAAGAAAAAAGAAGAAGTGTGGGAACAAAGGTACGAGTCTATTGTGAATTTGGAGAAGCACCTGTATCATAACGGGACAAGAATAATCAAGATCTTCCTTCACCTTTCAGAGGAGGAACAGCGAAAACGTTTCCTAGAGCGTATCGATGATCCAAAGAGGAACTGGAAATTCAGCTTGGCAGATGTTGAGGAGAGGAAGTTTTGGCATGACTACATGAAGGCTTATGAGGACTGTCTCAGTGCAACAAGCACCACTACCTATGCCCCTTGGTATGTTGTTCCAGCAGATAACAAGGAGAACGCCCGGCTTATCATTTCAGAGATCATTTTGGAGACCCTGAACGGGCTAGAGATGAGCTATCCGAAACTGGATCCCAAACGTCTGGATGAATTGCAATCCACCCGCAAGAAGCTACTGCTTAACAAATGA
- a CDS encoding type II toxin-antitoxin system VapC family toxin: protein MVCADSDFIADLDRGSPAAIAKLDELEQRGEPVYTTTINVAELYHGAHASRNTDRAIGRIEKILSRFSILNLDYGSARLWGELADKLKSNSIGELDLFIASMALTNKQSIVTRNRKHFERVPGLRIESW from the coding sequence ATGGTATGTGCTGATTCTGATTTTATTGCCGATCTAGATAGAGGCAGTCCGGCTGCCATTGCAAAACTAGACGAACTTGAACAAAGAGGCGAACCCGTGTACACAACGACCATAAATGTAGCAGAGCTATATCATGGCGCCCATGCGTCGCGTAACACTGACCGGGCCATTGGACGAATAGAAAAAATCCTGAGTAGATTCTCTATACTGAACCTTGACTATGGATCTGCAAGACTGTGGGGAGAACTTGCAGATAAATTAAAGTCCAACTCCATAGGAGAACTTGACCTCTTTATTGCCAGCATGGCCCTTACGAACAAACAGTCCATCGTAACTCGTAACAGAAAGCACTTTGAAAGAGTGCCGGGGCTGCGGATAGAAAGCTGGTAG
- a CDS encoding antitoxin VapB family protein, whose protein sequence is MATITITITDDAYKALKAEKREGESFSDVILRKFQRGNPAAIKAVLLELGPDSELADAIETASRKLRKNFKTRKVEL, encoded by the coding sequence ATGGCTACCATTACAATTACTATAACTGACGATGCATACAAGGCGCTGAAGGCCGAGAAGAGAGAAGGGGAATCCTTCTCAGACGTGATCCTGCGCAAATTTCAAAGGGGTAATCCGGCCGCGATCAAGGCAGTTCTCCTGGAATTAGGTCCTGACTCCGAGCTGGCAGATGCGATTGAAACGGCAAGCCGCAAATTACGCAAGAATTTCAAAACTAGAAAGGTAGAGCTTTAA
- a CDS encoding phytoene desaturase family protein, producing MVEIREKWTIANKNEEEDEEEEERNVDVEIEEEDRLIGGGSDGVGDNDHDIGDRGDKPLQALSTSASSASSSTTAAAAPATITSTDVLIVGAGMAGLTAAVYLARAGKTVVITEQSSSIGGRARTADFEGYHFNQGPHALYLAGPAVKILQELGVKYHGGSPSGYVAIKEGKVFPLPSGLYSMMSSKLLSLSSKIEAIRFLASLSKMETSQFDSISLDSWKKEEIRHQDFAELLETYLRVSSYSNDPKFASAGSLLAQFKLASSGGVLYVDEGWQTLVDGLRDAALDAGEKNVQILTGKKAVGVKQRSNGAWTADLSDGSQINATSLVIATSPSDAYRLFSKEQRPEVITRAAKEAIPVRVATLDVALNSLPRPDRLAGFGIDKPLYLSVHSAFAKLAPSSRAGGSSSNSSNSVEVQGPAAVIHVVKYIGSLTDMDPRATENELERLLDLMQPGWRKVLVKKRFLPNMVVSNALVTASQGGIRGRPPVKVSVAKNLYIVGDWVGHEGLLLDASLSSAKRAAEDILEKRRGDEEQGTVAPATAVPPTTTTA from the coding sequence ATGGTAGAGATTCGAGAGAAATGGACAATTGCGAATAAGAATGAGGAGGAGGACGAGGAAGAAGAAGAAAGAAATGTCGATGTAGAAATTGAAGAAGAGGACAGGCTTATTGGTGGTGGTAGCGACGGTGTTGGCGATAACGATCATGACATTGGAGATAGAGGCGACAAGCCCCTTCAAGCGTTATCAACATCAGCATCATCAGCATCATCATCAACAACAGCAGCAGCTGCTCCTGCTACTATAACCAGCACAGACGTTTTGATAGTAGGTGCAGGAATGGCAGGCCTGACTGCCGCAGTGTATCTGGCTCGTGCCGGAAAGACTGTGGTGATAACCGAGCAGTCAAGCAGCATTGGAGGGCGCGCCAGAACGGCTGATTTTGAAGGGTATCACTTTAACCAAGGTCCTCATGCACTATATCTTGCAGGACCGGCCGTGAAGATCTTGCAAGAGCTTGGAGTAAAATACCACGGAGGCTCGCCGTCGGGATATGTCGCAATAAAGGAAGGCAAGGTGTTTCCACTACCAAGTGGTCTATATTCTATGATGTCGTCAAAGCTTTTGTCGCTTTCCAGTAAAATCGAAGCCATTCGCTTTCTTGCTTCACTCTCCAAGATGGAGACGTCGCAGTTTGATTCCATCAGCCTAGACAGCTGGAAGAAGGAAGAGATACGACATCAGGATTTTGCAGAGCTGTTAGAAACCTACCTTAGGGTATCGTCTTACAGCAACGATCCCAAGTTTGCAAGTGCCGGTTCGCTTCTGGCTCAATTCAAGCTGGCATCATCTGGTGGGGTACTTTACGTTGATGAGGGGTGGCAGACGCTCGTCGATGGACTTCGAGACGCCGCCTTGGATGCGGGAGAAAAAAATGTCCAGATACTGACGGGTAAAAAAGCTGTGGGTGTAAAACAGAGAAGTAATGGTGCCTGGACGGCCGACCTTTCCGATGGCAGCCAGATCAATGCAACTTCTCTTGTGATAGCCACAAGTCCTTCAGATGCGTACAGATTATTCAGCAAAGAGCAGAGACCAGAAGTGATCACAAGGGCTGCCAAGGAGGCAATACCTGTCAGGGTCGCGACTCTCGATGTTGCATTGAATAGCCTGCCAAGGCCGGACAGACTTGCAGGCTTTGGAATAGACAAACCATTGTACCTGTCTGTGCACTCGGCATTTGCAAAACTTGCACCTTCTTCGCGCGCCGGCGGCAGTAGTAGTAATAGTAGTAACTCCGTAGAAGTACAAGGGCCAGCGGCGGTAATACACGTGGTCAAATACATTGGATCTTTAACTGACATGGATCCCAGGGCTACGGAAAATGAACTGGAGAGACTGCTAGACCTTATGCAGCCGGGATGGCGCAAGGTGCTGGTCAAAAAGAGGTTCTTACCAAACATGGTAGTCTCAAATGCCCTAGTAACTGCATCTCAAGGCGGGATTCGAGGAAGACCGCCGGTCAAAGTTAGCGTCGCAAAGAATCTGTATATAGTAGGGGACTGGGTTGGCCACGAAGGATTGCTATTGGACGCCAGTCTTTCAAGCGCCAAGCGCGCGGCAGAAGATATCTTGGAAAAGCGCCGAGGGGATGAAGAGCAAGGGACTGTAGCGCCTGCTACTGCTGTTCCTCCCACCACTACTACTGCATAG
- a CDS encoding TetR/AcrR family transcriptional regulator gives MKPDRQEKVDRILRAAAVVLAEKGYENATIKDIAAAAHVNWGLLHYYFKNKEDLVVKTLRYASDAAFTPTLGLFSEGRSKEEIVDNAIELLKRTYRDNPGFYKLLFEMWCASGRSKKIKAELVDCVNRVIESLRTELEKISSSAVPTAPTATAAAAIPGASFADIPHEESTGIAGLLLAMSNGLAFQLILDPQKLEDEKTWQPFRVAALVLLGGDVNEANSSNNNKKKKNDKP, from the coding sequence ATGAAGCCAGATAGGCAGGAAAAGGTGGATAGAATCCTTCGGGCTGCGGCCGTAGTTTTGGCAGAAAAGGGATATGAAAATGCGACCATAAAGGACATAGCTGCGGCAGCGCACGTCAACTGGGGTCTTTTGCATTACTACTTTAAGAATAAAGAAGATCTTGTTGTCAAGACCCTTCGATACGCGTCCGATGCTGCTTTCACTCCTACTCTGGGCCTATTCTCTGAAGGCAGGTCAAAGGAAGAAATAGTTGATAACGCGATAGAACTGCTAAAAAGGACTTATCGTGACAATCCTGGATTTTACAAATTGCTCTTTGAAATGTGGTGCGCAAGCGGACGCAGCAAAAAGATCAAAGCAGAACTTGTGGATTGTGTGAACCGCGTAATAGAATCACTTCGAACCGAGTTGGAAAAGATTTCTTCTTCTGCTGTTCCTACTGCTCCTACTGCTACTGCTGCGGCTGCCATTCCTGGTGCTAGTTTTGCGGATATTCCGCATGAAGAATCGACAGGCATTGCTGGCTTGCTCCTTGCCATGTCTAATGGCCTTGCATTTCAGCTCATACTCGATCCTCAAAAGCTAGAAGATGAAAAGACATGGCAGCCGTTTAGAGTTGCAGCGCTTGTGCTTTTGGGTGGTGATGTAAACGAGGCAAACAGCAGCAACAACAACAAGAAGAAGAAAAACGACAAACCCTGA